The region GAGGGAGTGATAGGATTCCGTAAAACCCTAAGAGAGAACTCCAATGGCAGAAACTCTTACTGGACAACCCCCCATTTTCGGTGGTAGCACCGGTGGACTACTGACAAAAGCACTTGTTGAAGAAAAATACGCCATTACCTGGTCAAGCCCTAAGGAGCAGGTATTTGAAATGCCGACTGCTGGTGCTGCTGTGATGCGACAAGGTGACAACCTGTTGTATCTGGCTCGCAAAGAGCAGTGTTTAGCTCTGGGGACCCAACTGAAGACCAAGTTTAAAATCGATTACAAGATTTACCGGGTCTTCCCCAATGGAGACATTCAATATCTCCACCCAGCGGATGGTGTTTATCCTGAAAAGGTCAATCCTGGTCGTGTTGCGGTGAATAGTGTTCCTCGCAATATTGGCAAGAATCCTGACCCAGCGAAGCTCAAGTTTAGTGGTGTTGCCCCTTACAACGCCTAACCTAAGAGCATCAATCTAATTTGAAAGCTCCAGGAAATTAATTCCTGGAGCTTAATTTTTTTTGGGTTGGGTAAGCTTCTGTTGTGTTTGATGCGGTAATGGCAATCAGCCTATCTTTCCCAAACTAGGCTGTTTCTAGCCAGTCAAAAATTTTATCTAGTTGCTCAATGGACACTAGCCCATACTGCCAGAGCACCATGGGAAACAGATTGGGAGTGCGTTCTTCGTGGCGTAGGGCAATTTGAATGGATTCAGTTGGAATCAACAACTCTTCTTGGAGGAAGCGGATGAGACGTGTGAAGAGGGCAGAGTTCATAGCAACGAGAGGATGAGATTTGGCTGAGGGGACGATAGACTTTGAGGCAGTAAGTTTAATATCGACTGTTTAAGGCGATCGCTGGGTGATTAAAGCAAGGGCGATCGCGTGATTCTTTTACTCCAACCCGGTGATGTGCATCGTCAGGTAAAAGTGATTAGCTACTAACAATCGAGTGATTTCAATCACGGATTGTATTCAATGCATTGCTTGAGGAGATTAACCTGTGGCAACCCCGATTCAGATTTTGTTGCAAACTACCATTCCGATGACTGAGGATGATTGGAGCATTGCCCGTTTTTCACGACTGCGTGAGTATCTTTCATCGCTAATAGATGCAGATGGTAACCCATTGTGTAAGGTTGTTGCCCGCGATCGCGAAGCGAACGCGAACGGAGATGATCCAATACTCAGTACCTTACATGAGTCGGAGTTTGATCAACTGTGGCTATTTGCGGTGGATGTGGGAGATGGCATTAGTGACGCAGACTGTATTGGTATCAGTAACTTTCGCCGACGGGGTGGCGGCATGATGGTGACTCGCGACC is a window of Leptolyngbyaceae cyanobacterium JSC-12 DNA encoding:
- a CDS encoding Protein of unknown function (DUF2949) (IMG reference gene:2510098205~PFAM: Protein of unknown function (DUF2949)) translates to MNSALFTRLIRFLQEELLIPTESIQIALRHEERTPNLFPMVLWQYGLVSIEQLDKIFDWLETA
- a CDS encoding PsaD protein (IMG reference gene:2510098204~PFAM: PsaD), producing MAETLTGQPPIFGGSTGGLLTKALVEEKYAITWSSPKEQVFEMPTAGAAVMRQGDNLLYLARKEQCLALGTQLKTKFKIDYKIYRVFPNGDIQYLHPADGVYPEKVNPGRVAVNSVPRNIGKNPDPAKLKFSGVAPYNA